A genomic segment from Candidatus Brocadia sinica JPN1 encodes:
- a CDS encoding sigma-70 family RNA polymerase sigma factor, which translates to MEEENFDLDSSVNRGSGERGLLRMFLKDVGGMQMLTQEEEMSVARRSWIGDEASRNHLVGSNLRFVITVVFQYWSPGLPLMDMISEGCLGLIKAAETFDPDKGFKFLTYAGYAIVQGVKKAVQDHKQYGYESLDELIYGNESEMTQGDILISEDPQSEETAFYSQVCDFLNRLSARERMVITLRFWHDLTLDEVGQRINLGKERVRQIEVKALRKLRWAIERTAIGMAHKPIRSGSSAEWASPFLNVPVKDLSSPQRRGRQISVIGAVAQPISHGIKISNVG; encoded by the coding sequence ATGGAAGAAGAAAATTTTGATCTTGATTCCTCTGTAAACAGGGGAAGCGGGGAACGAGGGCTGTTACGGATGTTTTTAAAGGATGTGGGGGGAATGCAGATGCTTACTCAGGAAGAGGAAATGAGTGTTGCCAGGAGATCATGGATAGGAGATGAGGCGTCAAGGAATCACCTTGTTGGGTCGAACCTGAGATTTGTCATTACGGTGGTTTTTCAATACTGGTCTCCTGGACTTCCCTTGATGGATATGATTTCTGAAGGATGCCTGGGGCTTATTAAGGCTGCAGAGACCTTTGATCCTGATAAGGGGTTCAAATTTCTGACCTATGCTGGATATGCGATAGTGCAAGGGGTTAAAAAAGCCGTTCAGGACCATAAGCAGTATGGGTATGAATCCCTTGATGAACTGATCTACGGGAATGAATCAGAAATGACGCAAGGGGATATCCTCATATCGGAGGATCCACAAAGTGAGGAGACGGCTTTTTATAGTCAGGTATGCGATTTCCTGAACCGCTTAAGTGCCAGGGAAAGAATGGTTATTACTCTGAGATTCTGGCATGATCTTACCCTGGATGAAGTAGGCCAGAGAATTAACCTGGGAAAAGAAAGGGTAAGGCAGATTGAGGTAAAGGCGCTCAGGAAATTACGGTGGGCAATTGAAAGGACAGCGATCGGAATGGCTCACAAGCCGATACGGTCAGGTAGTTCGGCGGAGTGGGCCTCCCCTTTCCTGAACGTTCCCGTAAAGGACCTCTCCTCCCCACAGCGGAGGGGGCGTCAGATATCGGTTATAGGGGCTGTAGCCCAACCGATATCTCACGGGATTAAAATATCAAATGTTGGTTGA